In the Paramisgurnus dabryanus chromosome 18, PD_genome_1.1, whole genome shotgun sequence genome, cgtgtttttacaaccttctacctgtgaaagtgcactggaacggcagtcaaacccctgacttcccacccgtgaactcgtactagatcgatgtactcccagttcagagtcgtaaGTCGTTGTTTTGAAGTCGTgtgttacgggttacaggttgcctggaacgcagcataacatAGTGCTTCAGCTGCTCATTGAGCTCCTGAGCATTTTTGCGGCGTTAATGGTCGTAAAATACACATGAATTACCGcgtgttataaaaaaaatttccgTCTTTACAAGAATCATCATAAACACGGTCAAtttaggtcttaagagaaagtaagcAGCTGATAAAGATAATGCATGTGTAAGTTAACCGTaattggatccggactttggttTTAAAGGGGAAGTTGATGTTGCTCCTCTCTGTCCTGTCAATTAAACAGCAGTGAGAGAAAATAGTgagtgaaaaaaataatacatttatacaatatatgtttgttacttttgtcatttattgtagttttagTCCTTTGCCTTGTACTTAATTACTTATCCTTACATCACTGTTTATTTATCTTCAGTGAGTTTGAGTTTTGTGTAAATATAACGTTAGGCATAAGCCGGTATGAGATTTCGGTGGTGTGATGCATAGCCTTAACTCAAAACACTTCCTTGCTCTTACCATCttataaaacaaatgaagatacaGTAGGATTAAACTTTGAGGTTTATCTAGCTTATGTTAACTTGCTGTTTTCGTAAATAAAAAGTGTTTATTCTAATACTGCTTGTTAACTactttttacattatgtatgtTAATACTTTGCTTAATCAGTATGTTTGTATAATAACAGATTGTTTTTTTTGCCCCTTTGCAGCTTCAAATGGAAGACATTCCAAAAACACTAGTTGCAGTTCTTCTAGATGAAAAGGAGATATGCAAAAAACTTCAGCGTTTCAAGAGTGTTGCAGAAATAATGAATGCTTGCAAAAGTCTCCTACCCTGTGCCGCAGAGTACCACAGAATTTTGAAATTTAATGTTGATTTTAATGAATTTATTGACACAGATCTTAATGAGAAAGTGGAAAACTTGGACAagtttcaagttttttttaagtcgGTAAAGAGAAGTGGATCACAGGCATTGGTATGTAATTTTCCTTTTCAGTAACTACTGACCTGTAATGCATACAGATTCCAGTATTATTATActttccttaaagggatagttcggccaaaaacgatattaaacccatgatttactcacccccaagctggccgagttgcatatgtccatcgtttttcagacaaacacattttcggatattttagaaaatattttagatctttctgttcattaaatgaaatgttacggggtccagcaatagtccacgaccttcaagtccaaaaaagtgcgtccatccttcacaaattaaatccaaacggctccaggatgataaacaaaggtcttctgtgggtaatccgtgcggtgttgttgtagaaatatccatatttaaaatgttattaacgttataaactaccttccggtagcgccgccatcttagactcaggagagactattagcatagtgtacgcacttttcttagtgacgtatgacaaattcgcagggcgggggcacagagcagcagcagagaaactctgtacgctgcgtaagctctcatcctgaatgcgcatcactccaaaatggcggcgctaccggaaggtagtttataacgttaataacattttaaatatggatatttctacaacaacaccgcacggattacccacagaagacctttgtttatcatcctggagccgtttggatttaatttgtgaaggatggacgcacttttttggacttgaaggtcgtggactattgctggaccccgtaacatttcatttaatgaacagaaagatctaaaatattttctaaaatatccgaaaatgtgtttgtctgaaaaacgatagacatatgcaactcggatagcttgggggtgagtaaatcatgggtttaatatcgtttttggccgaactatccctttaagcattaaatattaatagtgcttttttaattttaatcatAGTAAAAAACGGTTCAGGTTGCATTTCCACTGATTTGAACATGGCATGGCGTGATTACAAATGATAATGAAAATGTGGtacagcagtggttcccaacctttttcacttcaagCCAAGGCCCCATAgttgcccacaacaatatttaaaggaCCCCTCTCACTCAattttttccacataaaattaaatagaacttggaatgactagacagatgtactgtatattcgctactaaaatggccaaaaatataagaaacatcttgatttttgcttgttgtAGCTTATTTTAAGTCTTGTTTTGTCCCCCCTGTGGGCCTCGATCCCCTGGTTTGGAACCACTGAAGTACAGTTTATTTTACCCACATTAGTAAATAATGGTAGTTAATTAAACCTCACAAATAAacatgtcacaaacacactttaCTAGTTTGGGAATGTTTAACTTCGTATATATTATATGATCGGTATATGCATACAGTATCTGATTCAGTATTACGCACACTGTGTCACATACATTGTAAGCCTGCTTTCATATAACCTTTTCATCTTATTAAATTTGTTGTCTTTTAAGGATGAAACATTGGATGTAGATGTGGCTGGTCCAAGTCATCAACAAAATGTATGTTGCGGCACGATGGTTagcacaaacattgctctggtggttattttaaaggattactccacttccttaaaaaaaatcctgataatttactcacccccatgtcatccaagatgtttatgtctttctttgtacagtcgagaagaaataaattgttttgaggaaaacattccaagatttttctccatatagtggactttattggaccccaacagtttacagtttcaatacAGTTTCAAATTGCCttttcaacgcagcttcaaagggctctaaacgatcccaaccgaggcataagggtcttatctagcacaatgattgtcatttttggcaagaaaaataagagATATGCACTTTTACCAATTTTGtttgacatgggggtgagtaaattatcaggatttttttttgtggagtaatcctttaagacATTTGAGAGGTCAGGTGTTACAGAAAAataacacccatggaacatttctcaaccaaccagaataaagcattcaacaggcctgtGGTATGAATGACCATATTTTAACTGTTcatttgttttgctttttaaGGTTGCACCAAAGAACGTACATGAAGCTGGTCCTAGTAGTCAACAGAAGGTTTGTATACACAACTGAGTGTTGCATAATAGCACTCTTTTCACTATTTGTGTCAACTTGTTTGACTTTGTTTGCCCATTCCAGAAAGACGCttgtacatttgtatattttgtcAGTAGATCATGGTAAATGAGTGAAAATTATTCATCCAGTTTATTCAAAAGTGACTGACTTTGAGTAACTGAATCGACTCATCTGATTAGAACTACTTTTGCTTTTTATATTTCCAGCATCAACGTAATAGAATTGATGTAGACACCCTGCGAGCACTTATTGAAAGCAAAGGTCCAAGTATACTGACGGATTATGAAGCTTCAGGAATGCTTTCAGAGACGTCAAGAAAACTCCTTGTTAAGATAGGAGTCAGTGCGTTGGTGGAACGAAGTGGATTGTAAGTTTACAGTTGATAAATTTAAGGTGCTGTGTGAAGTACTGCAGATTTAGTGGCATCTCATGATTAAGTTTaagaattgcaaccaacggctcagttaCTGCTTGCGCTTAAGCAAAGTTGGTTTACTTAAGacttttttattgtaaagcactttggtcagTACTAGGgctgttttaaatgtgctaCATAAATAAGTACAAAGATGTCGTTGTTTAGTCAACATTAAGAAGAAATgtgctctgtagagcagttggTCCGTTTAGGGATACCGTAGAAACATATCAATGCAAAATTGtgactttacattttaattaaacctgTGGTGCATGTATATAAAATCCCTTATTCTAAGGCAGAGCTTCCCAAACTTCAGAGTGGTAAGGCCCCCCAAAAACATAGCAAAAGCTCcacgacccccccccccccccgtatattacatacagtatatatttaataaaccaGATTGTCTCTTTGCACAAAATTATCAACATTTATAAACCAGTTTTTAAGAATCTCATGTGAATTATGAGAACTACGagaaatatttacaaattatgagaaatatttttatattctggTGAAAGATGACGTAAACAttctttacaaatatatttaaatccatAACACTACATACTTTCTGCCGCAGAACACAGTTTGGGAAGCAATGTTCTAAGGTATTTAAAACATGCTTCTTTATGTATGGTCTTTATGTGCCACAAAAACATAGTTATGTATGctttattgcatttctgtcaatagaCCTAAATCCtgcacactgcacctttaaagggatagttcacccaaaaatgaaaattctgtcatcatttactcactttcatgttgttacaaacctgtatacatttctttgttctaatgaacaccaaggcagatattttgataaacgtTTGTAACctaaccgttcgtggacccgttcacttccatagtaggaaaaaaagaatactatggaagtaaatagggtccacgaacggtttgattacaaacatttctcaaaatatctttctctgtgttcatcagaacaaagaaatttatgcggggttgtaacaacatgagagtgagtaaatgttggcagaattttcacttttgggtgaactatccctttaactaaaaCAACTCTTAATATGATAATGTATAAAGATGATGAGTACTTTGAATACACACTCGTTGCTGTTTATAAATTGATCAACTTTGTAGAGAAAATGTACAATTTAATTCCTGTTTTGCTTATAGTTACCCTTGTAATGATGAGAAGCGAATGTTGGCAGAAAGTGTGGTAACACTGTTTCCTTCTCTGAAGATCAAGATTGGAGAAGAGAATGAAGGATTTGTAAGTTGTACTTACTCAAACACACAAAGCTCTGTTGTAATAAATGGAAATTGGAATAGTAATTTTGGTATGTTGATTGGTTAACCGGTTTCAAAATAGCTGGAAATGTACTGACAATTTTTTGTAAAGTACATCCACTCTAATGGTTTGGTCATGGTTCATGAGTTTTTGAGaaataaaatggcaaaaaattattacaattgttttttttacccTTGTCATACAGGAACATTTCTATGACCCAGTCTCCCACAGTGGATTTATTGAGATGAAACTTAGAAATCTACGAAGGAATCTTCATGATGATCAGCGTCTCTACCAGCGGAAACGTATTCGAATCAGTGATTCCTCTGTAGTGTCTATCACTTTGGAAGTCGAGGATGAGTCTACTCAAGAGTGGACAACTGTGATCAAAAGGATGAAACCATCTCCAGAAAACCTCCATACCATCAAAATGGGCATGGAGAAAACATACAGT is a window encoding:
- the LOC135721603 gene encoding uncharacterized protein, with amino-acid sequence MEDIPKTLVAVLLDEKEICKKLQRFKSVAEIMNACKSLLPCAAEYHRILKFNVDFNEFIDTDLNEKVENLDKFQVFFKSVKRSGSQALDETLDVDVAGPSHQQNVAPKNVHEAGPSSQQKHQRNRIDVDTLRALIESKGPSILTDYEASGMLSETSRKLLVKIGVSALVERSGFYPCNDEKRMLAESVVTLFPSLKIKIGEENEGFEHFYDPVSHSGFIEMKLRNLRRNLHDDQRLYQRKRIRISDSSVVSITLEVEDESTQEWTTVIKRMKPSPENLHTIKMGMEKTYSNRRSWISNKSPTVKEIFEEYPRFIDMPYLLDTEFGKMFPGKADLFLRKWEGNIVPKLQKMATEKDPLVMPTDNGSEESCYRALQLLTTLLPPTASGRSKGWAKCSTKSALVYLLDIKLAGTTISSLLDNSQKIVENHQPHIVCFGAPSSTAQYIIVAENDKLAIPLEDNSLTCAIDKLFKVYWVCNVEYPAQLTSVFNFFESLYELPFSGGKRSKVVELIAKLQALS